TTAGCTGAAGGTTATATCGCTTTAGATGCATATTTCACTCCTGTTAGAAGTGCAACATATGATATCCAGCATGTACTTGTAGAAGACAATCCTAATTTTGAGAGAGTTGTAATGAACATCAAAACTGATGGTCAAATCTCTCCTGTTGATGCATTTAGAAACTCTTTAGAGGTTATGTATGCTCAACTTGCTGTATTTAACTCAGAAATTAGTATTAAAGCTCCAACAACAATTGAGAGAGTTGAAGAGTCACCGGACCTTAAAAAACTAATGACTAACATCGATAGTTTAGGTTTAAGTGCTCGTAGTTTTAACTGCCTTGATCGCTCAAGTATTAGATTAATAGGTGAGATTGTACTTATGAGTACAAATGACCTTAAAAATGTTAAAAATCTTGGTAAAAAATCTTACGATGAGATCGTAGAAAAAGTTCAAGAGTTTGGTTTCACAGTTGGTGCTGATTTAGCTGATGATGTAGTTACTGCATTAAAAAAGAAAATAGAAGCAACTGCTAAGTAGTCTGCTTAAAGAAAAGAGGAAGAAGATATGAGACATCGTCATGGATATCGTAAACTTGGACGTACAAGTGCTCACCGTAAAGCACTTTTACAAAATCTAAGTATTTCATTAATTGAACATGGTAAGATTGAAACTACTGCTGTTAAAGCAAAAGAACTTCGTTCTTACGTTGAAAAACTAATCACTGTAGCTGGTAAAGGTGATAGCAATGCACATAGAGCTGTATTCGCTACTTTACAAAACAAAGAAGCTACAAAAAAATTAGTAAACGAAGTAGCTCCTAAATACGTTGAGCGTGCTGGTGGTTATACAAGAATCACTAGAACTCGTATTCGTCGTGGTGATGCTACACCAATGGCTTTCATCGAGCTTGTTTAATTAGCTAAGTTTAACGCTGAGTTTTCTCAGCGTGGACTTTTACACTTTTATTTTATCTTTCATTACACAAAAACTTCCACATTCTAAAATACTTATACTAAGGACTTATAAATGAGTAGTTTCGCATTTGGAACTTATAGAGTTACCGATCTAAACCCTTTACATATTGAAGCTTTAAAAGAAGCATTGTATTCGGGAATCAAACTTATCGATACATCCTCAAACTATACAGACGGCGGTGCGGAACGTGCGATCGCAAAAGCATTAAATAGCATAGAACAAGAGTATAGAGATGTAGAGATTGTAAGTAAGTTTGGATATATTCAGGGGACGAATATGATGCTTCATAAGGAGAATCCTTTTGAAGAGGTTGTAGAGTATAGCCCTGAGTGCTATCATTCGATCTCCCCGTCATTTATGCAAGATCAACTAAAACGTTCATTAGAGAGACTGCAGCTAAATAAAATAGATTGCTATCTGCTTCATAATCCGGAGTATTTTTTATATGACGGTTTGAAAAAAGGTCTTCAGAAAGAAGAGATACTTGATCAGATGTATCAACGTATCTATAAAGTGTTTGTAGCATTAGAGAAAGAAGTTCAAAACGGCACTATTGGCTCATACGGGATCAGTTCAAACTCTTTTTCAAAACCTGAAAATGCAGATGATTTTTTACCATATACAGATTTACTAACATTGGCAAAAAATGCTGCCATTGAAGCGGGTAGTGAACAACATAGTTTTACAACGCTACAGCTTCCTATCAATCTGTTAGAGCAAGAGGGCTTGAAATGTGCAACTTGGGCAAAAGAAAACGGTCTAAGAGTGCTTGTTAACCGTCCACTAAATGCTTTTAAAGACTCGTTAATGTTTAGACTGGCTGATTATGATGAACCGTTAGATTATTATCATAACCTGAATGAACTGCTTGAAGTATGTGATACAGAGGCATTAAAACCACTTTTTAACTTGATTGAGCAGATGGATGAGAATAAACATAAATATGGTTGGATAGGTGATTACGATATGTTCGTAAACTCTCAAATAATTCCCCATATTAAAAAAACTATTGAAAAGCTTGATAAAGAGGTAATAGAAACACTTCTTGCTTATATTGACAGGTTTTTAGTATCATATAGAGATATGGTAGCTTATGAATGCTCAAAAGCTACAAGGATTCAGTTGAAAAATCTACTTGAAGATTGTGATAAAAAACTGCAAGAGTGTGCATTCGAATTTTTGCAGAATCAGGACTCTATAGATTATATTCTTGTAGGGATGAGAAAACCGAGTTACGTCGCGGAAGTTCTTGCTTTAAAAGAGTAGCTAAACAGATATTTTTAGCACTTGTTAAGTGATTTTATCATATTTTATGATTATAAAATAATAGAAGGATGAAAATGATTCCATTTACAGATGAAGAACTGATGGAGCCGGTAAAAGCCGTTATAGACAAGGTAAGACCTTCTTTAGCGTTAGATGGCGGTGATATCGATTTTATTACAGTAAAAAATGGGAATGTATATGTTCAATTAAAAGGTGCTTGTGTAGGTTGTTCTTCAAGCGGAACAACTTTAAAGTATGGAGTTGAACGTCAATTAAGAATGGATATCCATCCAGAGTTATGTGTAGTAAACGTACCTTTTGGAATGGAGAATGATATCGACAATCTATAAGGATTTAAACAAGAATGGGCAATATTAGTAAACATAAAATATTAGATCAGGCTAAAGAGAGTTTTTCTAAAGAGGACTATAAAGTAGCATTAGAAAAATTCGCTGAAGTTCTACAAAACTTTCCAAACTCTAAAGAGGCTTATAATGGCGTTATTTTGTCTGAAATGGCTATGAGCGGGGAGGGTGGAGCTGAGGCTTTATTTGATTATTATGAGATACTAAAAGAGGAAGACAAAGAGGAAGCTGATGCGATTATGAGTGAAATCCTGAAAAACATGGATGGTACAATCGAACAGCTTGGACAAGTGTTTGCTCAGCCTTTACGTGAACGTTTAGAATATGAAGACGGGATCCTTTACAGTGACTTTCAAAAACTTTTAGATGAAGGTGGTGATTTTAAAGAGATCTTCGAAAACATTATGTTTTCAACACGAGTGATAATTAGTGACAGAGATGATTTTATAGACTTTTTAGAAAAACTGATTGAACACGATTTTGCAGATATGGCATTAAGCTATTTAGAAAATGCTTTGAGTGTTTATCCAAGTGACAAGCTTCTTAGAAAACTACTTAAAAAGCTAGCTAAAGGTAAGGGAAAAAATTCTTGAAAATAGCTTTACCAGACCACGACTATAAATATGTAACTGAAAATTCTCAAGAGTGTGATTCTGAGACAGCTTTCGTTTTAACGACACAAAATGAAAAATATCTTCAAAATGCAAAAGATAACGGTGCGCATTCAATCATAAAAGTTGAAGATATAGCAGATGCTTTTGGTGTAAATGATATTAAAATCATTGGTATTACGGGGACAAATGGAAAAACTACAACGGCAAGTGCCCTGTACTCTTTTTTACTTGATCTCGGATACAAAGTTGGTATGCAAGGTACACGCGGGCTTTTTATTAACGATGAAGTTATAGAAGGTAAAACACTTACTACACCTTCCGTGTTAAATACTTACAAACATATCTATCAAGCACGTGACATGGGATGTGATTTTTTTATTATGGAAGTGAGCTCTCATGCAATTGTGCAAAAACGTATAGAGGGTTTGAATTTTGAGTTAAAAATTCTTACAAACATTACGCAAGATCATCTTGACTATCATAAAACGCTTGAAGAGTATATACACGTAAAGAATAGCTTTTTCCAAGATGAAGGGAAAAAACTTATCAACAAAGATGAAGAGAGAGCAAAGTTCAACTTTAAAAATACCTATACATACGGTATAGAGAACCCTGCAACTTATAAGCTTATGGCATACTCTTTAAATGAAGGAAGCAGCGGAATTATTCAGCACTTTCAAGAGATAGTTCCTTTTACAGCTTCACTACACGGCTTTTTTAACCTTTATAATCTTATGGCAGCTATCTCGGCAGCACACTTGCTAACGGGTAAAAAACTTGAAGAGATAGCAGATGTAGTTGATAATTTTGCAGGTGTGAGCGGGAGAATGGAACAAGTTTGTGAACTCCCTAATGTCATTGTAGATTTTGCTCATACTCCAGACGGTATGGCACAAGTGCTTAATGCTCTTAAAGAAAAAGAACTTATTGTAGTGTTTGGTGCAGGTGGAGATCGTGACAGAAGTAAAAGACCGATGATGGGTCGTGTTGCATCTAACTTGGCTAAAAAGATTATTGTAACAACTGATAATCCACGTTTTGAAGAGCCTGAATCTATTGTAGAAGATATCCTTTCCGGGATAGAAGACAAATCAAATGTAACGGTTGAGTTAAATCGTAAAAAAGCTATTGAGATGGCTTTAGATATGCAAGAGGAAGATGAAGTGGTCGTAATCCTTGGAAAAGGGGATGAGAGTTACCAAATCATCTATGATCAAAAACTTCCGTTTGATGATAGAGAAGTGGTGAGAGAGCTTTTAAATATCTAAAGACTCTCTTAGTTTATAGTATAACTTACGCTTCTTGTAATATTTGTTTCGTTGTCATCAGGAAATACCGTAGCGTTAATTTCCGTCGTTCCTGCTATTAAAGTTATTGTAGTAACTCCATCAACAGTTGTATAGGTAGCACTGTTATTCATATCCCAAACTATATTGTTGTAAATGATTCCAGTAGTGTTGTCTTCATAAGTAGCATTTGCCTGAAACTCATAATCACCAGTAGCATTAACATCTGCACCATTTTTTTCTGAAATATTAAAATCAACAAGTTTTACAGAGTTTACAGTGAGCGTGTCTTCAAAGTCTCTGTATGAGATAGTAATATTTACATCACCGCCGTTTTTGTATCCACCGCTGATAGAACTTCCATTTGCAACAACGATTGAAGAATCAGAACTGATCCAAGTAACCGTATCTGTTGCATCACCGTTTGAGCCATCCGTGTGAAGTACCGTAGCTGAAAGTGTTACAGCATTGTTGGCAGAATATATTTGTGAAACACCGGCATCGATACTGATCGAATCAATATCTGTAATTACAGGTGCTGTTGTTGTCTCTTTACAGCCTAAAAAAAGAAGAGAAAGAAGTAAAGAGCTATATAAAGTTTTTTTCATGACTGTATTTCCTAAAATCTAAAGTTAACGCCGATATAGCTGTTTTGTTGGTCTGAACTTATCTCTTGCAATTCATCTAAAAGATTGAATTTTTCATATGTAATTGATTTATAGAGGTAACCTATCTCAAAATCAACATGTTCACTCATTGGGATAAACACCCCTCCGCCGAAGTTAAAAGAACCATATGTAACGCTTGTTTGCAAAGTTCTCTCAACATCCATTGAACCTGCACCTATACCCACTTTAACAAAAGGGTTAAAGAATAGATCAAAATCAAATGCTTTTAGCAGCTCAACGTTAAAGCCGTATTTATCACCGTCATTAGGAGAGAGAATATTTGAATCGTTTTTAGCATAATCGATTGAGAACTCTACTGCATAGGCATTGATATCACCATATCCGATTTTTAAGTTGATATTCTCAGTCGTGTTAAAAGCTTTTTTCTTAGTTGTAGTAAAAATTTCATATTGGTAAGCGGCATTTGCACCTACATAAATTTTTGCCTCACCGTAGAGTGTAGAAAGTAGTGTAAAAAATAGTAAAAGTTTTTTCAATTTTAATCTTTCCTGCGTAGTTAATTGTGTTGAATTATATCTAAAAACTTACAAACAAGCTTAAAAAACCAAATTTATTTATGCCTCTTAGAATAAAGTTCCAAGAATTTTGCTATAATTTCAAAAAAAAATTAAGGAATGACTTTATGGGTATCCCTCAACCAGCTTTTTATATCTTCAAATGTGAGCAGTCAGCTCCTCCAGGTATGCCAAAGCCATCATGTGTAACACCTCAAACTCAAGACCTTTTCCAGTATCTAGCACAAAGTTTAATGAAACAAGGTGTAATGGGTACAGTTCAACCAATCAGAACATCTTGTATGAACAGATGTCAAATGGGTCCTGTTATGTTAGTAGAACCGGGTCATACAATGTATGCAGGATTAACTAAAGAAAAAATCGATAGAATTATTGAAGAACATATCTTAGGCGGAAACGTTGTTGAAGAGTATGTAATCGATAAAGAGATGTGGGATGAGCCAATCTCTCCTGCCGATATGAAAAAACAAATGGGAATGTAAATAGATGCAAATTGAAATGCTTTACAGCAAAATTCATCGTGCTACTGTTACAGATGCGAACTTAAACTATGTGGGTTCAATTACGATCGATGAAGAGCTTTTAGAAGCTTCAAAGATGAGAGTTGGACAAAAAGTTGAGATCTTAAACATCAACAACGGTGAAAGATTTTCAACTTACATCATTTTAGGTGAGCGTGGAAAACGTGACATCTGTTTAAATGGTGCAGCTGCAAGAAAAGTGCATAAAGGTGATAAAGTGATCATCGTTGCTTATGCTACTTATGATGAAAAAGAGCTTGAAACTTATAAGCCAAGAGTAGTTTTACTCAATGATGAAAATAATATCGACGAAGTTGTAGAGAGTATATAATGTTCGGCAATATGGGTGATTTAAGTGAAATGCTAAAAGGTTTTGAGCAACAAGCGCAAAGTCTTAAAGATGAACTGGCAAAAAAAACTTTCTCTGTAAAATCGGGCGGGGGTATGGTAGAACTTACTCTTAACGGTAACGGAGAGGTTATAGACTTAAACATCGATGATGAACTTTTAAGTGATAAAGACTCTTTACAGATTCTTCTTATTGGTGCAATCAATGATGCCAATAAAATGGTTCAACAAAACCAACAACAAAGTGCTATGGGCATGTTGGGTGGTATGAATCCGTTTGGTGGGAGTAAATAGGTGCTTTTTCGCCTATTTATTTTACTAAGCCTTCTATTATTAAACCTTTACGCTTGTAAAGATGGTTACTTCTCGTGTGTAGCAAAAACCAAAGATTCAAAAACAA
Above is a window of Sulfurimonas marina DNA encoding:
- a CDS encoding DNA-directed RNA polymerase subunit alpha, yielding MKKIKTTPLAPQEFEVEQISENEANIIAYPFETGYAISLAHPLRRFLLSSSVGYAPVAIKIEGAKHEFDSVRGMLEDISDFILNLKEIRFKLNNEATEAEINYSFTGPCTITGADLSNDEVEVVTPEAHLATLNEDSTLNFNIKIAQGIGYVASEDTSDDLAEGYIALDAYFTPVRSATYDIQHVLVEDNPNFERVVMNIKTDGQISPVDAFRNSLEVMYAQLAVFNSEISIKAPTTIERVEESPDLKKLMTNIDSLGLSARSFNCLDRSSIRLIGEIVLMSTNDLKNVKNLGKKSYDEIVEKVQEFGFTVGADLADDVVTALKKKIEATAK
- the rplQ gene encoding 50S ribosomal protein L17; translation: MRHRHGYRKLGRTSAHRKALLQNLSISLIEHGKIETTAVKAKELRSYVEKLITVAGKGDSNAHRAVFATLQNKEATKKLVNEVAPKYVERAGGYTRITRTRIRRGDATPMAFIELV
- a CDS encoding aldo/keto reductase; protein product: MSSFAFGTYRVTDLNPLHIEALKEALYSGIKLIDTSSNYTDGGAERAIAKALNSIEQEYRDVEIVSKFGYIQGTNMMLHKENPFEEVVEYSPECYHSISPSFMQDQLKRSLERLQLNKIDCYLLHNPEYFLYDGLKKGLQKEEILDQMYQRIYKVFVALEKEVQNGTIGSYGISSNSFSKPENADDFLPYTDLLTLAKNAAIEAGSEQHSFTTLQLPINLLEQEGLKCATWAKENGLRVLVNRPLNAFKDSLMFRLADYDEPLDYYHNLNELLEVCDTEALKPLFNLIEQMDENKHKYGWIGDYDMFVNSQIIPHIKKTIEKLDKEVIETLLAYIDRFLVSYRDMVAYECSKATRIQLKNLLEDCDKKLQECAFEFLQNQDSIDYILVGMRKPSYVAEVLALKE
- a CDS encoding NifU family protein, with the translated sequence MIPFTDEELMEPVKAVIDKVRPSLALDGGDIDFITVKNGNVYVQLKGACVGCSSSGTTLKYGVERQLRMDIHPELCVVNVPFGMENDIDNL
- a CDS encoding UDP-N-acetylmuramoyl-L-alanyl-D-glutamate--2,6-diaminopimelate ligase, which codes for MKIALPDHDYKYVTENSQECDSETAFVLTTQNEKYLQNAKDNGAHSIIKVEDIADAFGVNDIKIIGITGTNGKTTTASALYSFLLDLGYKVGMQGTRGLFINDEVIEGKTLTTPSVLNTYKHIYQARDMGCDFFIMEVSSHAIVQKRIEGLNFELKILTNITQDHLDYHKTLEEYIHVKNSFFQDEGKKLINKDEERAKFNFKNTYTYGIENPATYKLMAYSLNEGSSGIIQHFQEIVPFTASLHGFFNLYNLMAAISAAHLLTGKKLEEIADVVDNFAGVSGRMEQVCELPNVIVDFAHTPDGMAQVLNALKEKELIVVFGAGGDRDRSKRPMMGRVASNLAKKIIVTTDNPRFEEPESIVEDILSGIEDKSNVTVELNRKKAIEMALDMQEEDEVVVILGKGDESYQIIYDQKLPFDDREVVRELLNI
- a CDS encoding outer membrane protein; the protein is MKKLLLFFTLLSTLYGEAKIYVGANAAYQYEIFTTTKKKAFNTTENINLKIGYGDINAYAVEFSIDYAKNDSNILSPNDGDKYGFNVELLKAFDFDLFFNPFVKVGIGAGSMDVERTLQTSVTYGSFNFGGGVFIPMSEHVDFEIGYLYKSITYEKFNLLDELQEISSDQQNSYIGVNFRF
- a CDS encoding (2Fe-2S) ferredoxin domain-containing protein; amino-acid sequence: MGIPQPAFYIFKCEQSAPPGMPKPSCVTPQTQDLFQYLAQSLMKQGVMGTVQPIRTSCMNRCQMGPVMLVEPGHTMYAGLTKEKIDRIIEEHILGGNVVEEYVIDKEMWDEPISPADMKKQMGM
- the panD gene encoding aspartate 1-decarboxylase, with amino-acid sequence MQIEMLYSKIHRATVTDANLNYVGSITIDEELLEASKMRVGQKVEILNINNGERFSTYIILGERGKRDICLNGAAARKVHKGDKVIIVAYATYDEKELETYKPRVVLLNDENNIDEVVESI
- a CDS encoding YbaB/EbfC family nucleoid-associated protein codes for the protein MFGNMGDLSEMLKGFEQQAQSLKDELAKKTFSVKSGGGMVELTLNGNGEVIDLNIDDELLSDKDSLQILLIGAINDANKMVQQNQQQSAMGMLGGMNPFGGSK